DNA from Acidobacteriota bacterium:
CGCCTCCTCTCGCAGTTCCGGCGTGAAGTCGATCAGATCGTCGATCGTCACGCCCTGGAGATCGAAGGGCGCCGGCCTGGTGGGGAAGGGCTGGGTCGGAGCCGTCCACTCCCCGGGCACCGTGGTCTGCGGCACCGGGAGCTCTTCGATCGGCCAGATCGGCTCGCCCGTGACCCGGTCGAAGACGTAGGCGAAAGCCGTCTTGGACACCTGGGCGACGATTTTCCGCAACCGGCCGTCGATCACGACGTCTGCGAGAACTGGGGCGGAGGCGATGTCCCAGTCCCAGATGCCGTGATGAACGGTCTGGAAGTGCCAGATCCGCTCGCCGGTTTCGGCGTCGAGACAGAGCAGGCTCTCGGCGTAGAGGTTCGCGCCGGGCCGGTGGCCGCCCCAGAGATTGCCGGTCGGCGTCGTGGTGGGGATGTAGACGTAGCCGAGCTCCTCGTCGCCGGCCATCGCTCCCCAGACGTTGGCGCCGCCTACCCACTTCCAGGATTCGTTGTGCCACGTCTCGGTGAACTCTTCGCCCTCCCGCGGAATCGTGTGGAACCGCCACTTCGGCTCGCCGGTACGGACGTCGTAGGCACGCACGTGGCCGGGCGGAAGACCCTGCTTCGTCGCCGGCGCATCGGCGATTCGCGAGCCCACGACGAACGTGTCGCGAATCACGATCCCGGGCGAGCCGGCGCTGATGTCGCGCTGGAAGACCTCCTCGCGGCCCAGGCGGTCATCCGACAGGTCGACGATGCCGTCTTCTCCGAAGGCGGGGTCGGGGCGTCCCGTGGCGAGGTCCAGCGAGATCAGTTGCTTGCCGCTGGTGATGAAGATGATGCGCTCGGCCTCGCCGTCGGTCCAGTACTCGAGGCCTCGGGGAGTGGCGCCGTAGGCTTGCGGGAACTCGTAGCTCTTCGGGTCGTAGAGCCAGAGTTCCTCACCGGTCGCGGCGTCGAGGGCGACAATCTGCCAGAGGCTGGTCGCCATGTAGACCCGGCCGCCGATCATCAGCGCCGAGCCCCGGAAGGTGCCCGGCTCCTCCCTCAGGTCGTGATCGGCCGACTTCCAGCGCCACGCGACCTCGAGTTGCTCGAAGTTCCCGGCATCGATCTGGTCGAGGGGCGAGTAGCGGGTGAAGGCGTGGTCGCGGCCATGATGGGGCCACTCGGCGCTTCCCTCGCCTGACTGGGCGAAGGCGCCGGTTGCCGTCGAGGCGGCTGCCAGCAGTGCCAGGACCAGGGAGGCCTGCCAGATGGCGGAGCGCCGACGAACGTTCTTGTTCACTTGGCCCGCTGCAAGGCGGCTTCGGTGAGGATCCGCAACTGATCCACATCATCGGCGCTGGCGCCCAGGTCGATGACGATCGTCGTCCCGTCGGCGAGGATCTCCCAGCCGTCGGTGTCGGACTCGCCGACCAGGGTGCCTCGATCGGCCGGAGGGCCGAAGTCGGGGTTGGCGAAGGCAAGGAAGTCGCTGGCGGCGAGGCTGGCCGAACGCGCGGCGACGCCGAGGATGTGGTCGTCGAACGCGATCTCGACGCCATTCAGTGCGGATGTCTCGGTGGGGGCGAAGTGAAGCAGATAGCTGTGGACGACGGTGCCCGCGGGTACGGTCGCGCCGGGCGGCGGGTTGTCGCTGTCGTAGGCGGCGGGGGCGCCGCCGCTCTCGACAACGAGGTCCTCGCCGAGGGTGGCGAACTGCCTCTCGACGACCAGTTCCGGACGATCGGCGGAGGTCCGGCGAGCGGCTGAGAGATCGCCGGGGACGGTCTCGTCGCCGACGTCGCCGAGAAGGTCGACGCCGTCGGCCGCTGCGATGCGGGTGTCGTAGTCGGCGCCCTCGCGGCTGGCCGCGGTGTCCACCTCGTACCAGGTCGTGATCTCGTCGAGAAGCGAGGTGAAGATGGCCTGGATCTCTGGCGACTTCGAGTCGACATCGGCGTTGGTGGCTACCGGGGTCTGTTCGCGGGGGTCTTCGAGCAGGTCGTAGAGCTCCCATTCCCGGCCGCTGGTCACCGAGATCAGCTTGTAGCGGTCGTCGAGGATGGAGCGCCCGCCGCCCACCGTCATTAGTCCCCGGCCGCCGCGGCCCCGGCCGGCGCTGTCGCAGTCCTCGGGCTCGCCGGCGGCGCGTTCCGGAACCGGGTCGTCGCAGTCGTCGAAACGGAGACGGCCCAGGCGCGGCGCCGAGCGATCACCAAAGATGACTTCGGACATCGACTCGCCGTCGAGCGGCCGCGAGTCGGGCAGGTCGACTTCCCAGATGTCGAGGAGCGTCGGCAGGTAGTCGCTCGTGATCATCGGGGTGGAGGTCTCGCCGGGAGCGATCCGCCCCGGCCACTCGACGATGCCCGGTACCCGGACCCCGCCCTCCCATATGGAGCCCTTGAATCCGCGCAGACCGGCCTTCGCCTCGTCCCGGTCGTCGAGTCTCACGGACCCCGAAAGCCCGTTGTCGGAGGTGAAGGCCACCAGCGTGTCGTCTTCGATGCCGAGCGTTCGCAGGTGGGCGCGCAGGCGGCCGATCTCCCTGTCCATCGCCGTGATGCCGGAGTAGTAGGCCTTCTCGTAGTCGTTCATCTGGCTCTGCTCTTCGGAGGAGTAGAACTGGTCGAGAGTCGCCTGGTCGAGGCGATGCGGGCTGTGCGGCGGATGGAACCAGACGACGGCGAAGAAGGGGCGCTCGGCGGCAACGGCGTCGTCGATGAACCGCATCGTCTCCCGGACCAGGATCGCGGAGGCGTCGCCGGCGAGGGTGGGGGAGTCGATGTCGATGTGCTGCTCGTGGCCGGTCCAGTAGTGCGCCCCGATGTGGTTGCCTTCGCTGGGGAGAGGCCCCGCGGGGTCGATGCGCATCGGCTCGAAGGTCGGCAGCGCCTGCGGGGACGCCCAGGTCCGCTCGTAGCCGTGATGCCACGGCGCCGAATAGAAGTCGCCGCCGCTCCGGCCGAAGCAACGGCCGCCGCAGCGCGCGAGATCGTCCGCGTCGGGTTCGGGTGTCCGGTTCAGGTTGCCGATGTGCCACTTGCCGAAGTGTCCGGTCATGTAGCCCTGGGTCTGGGCCAGTTCGGCGATCGTCAGTTCCAGGTTGCGGAGACCGTCGTTGTAGGCCATGTCGACGTGGTTGCGCCGCGGCGAGCGGCCGGTGACGAAGGACGACCGGGTCGGACTGCAGTTCGAACCGTGCGAGTACATGCGGTGAAACTGGAGGCCGGCCGCCGCCATCGCGCGCAGCTCGGGCGTCTTGACCTCGCTGTGGCCCGGAAAGACGTCGCCGGGGGCGAGCTGCTGGGAGTACTCGACGTCGCCCCAGCCTTGGTCGTCGCTCATCATGAGAATGATGTTCGGCCGCGGCGGAGTCGGCGCCGGTCCTGCCTCCTCGCCCGAGGGAGCGGCGCAACCGCAGGCTGCGAGGCCGAGGACGAGCGCGCCCGGCCGGTGGGAGAAGGAGCGTGCGACGTTCCTGATCATCTCGCGGACCTCCTTATCCCGCCGCGTGCGGTCGTCAGTCCTCTCGGGGCAGGGCGAAGGCCACCAGCTCCGCCGTCGCCGCCTGGACGTTCGCGTTCCTGCCGACGGCCCGGCCGCCCGGCCTGCCGCCTGCCGGGACCACGATGTACTGGCGCCCCTGGTGGCGGTAGGTGATCGGCACCCCGTGCAGTGCGGTGTCGGTCTCGACCTGGGCAAGCACCTTGCCGGTGGCCTTGTCGTAGGCGGTGAGGTAGCTGGCTGTCGCCGTCGGAGCGTCCCAGCTCTCCCGCTTCGGTGAATGGGTGATCAGCAGCGTCCTGGTGACCAGAAGCCCGCCTTCGCGGGTGCCGCTCGAAGGGCGGCTGCCCAGTGGGCCGAGGTCGAGATGGTGGATCGCGGGGTGATCCGTCGGGCCTTCTCCCAGCGGCACCTGCCAGGCGTGCTCGCCGGTCTTCAGATCGATCGCCGTGATGCGCCGGTAGGGCGGCTTCGTCAGGGGCAGCCCCTGGGGGATCTTGAGTCCTCCCGCTCCTCCCGTCGACTTCTTCACGTAGCGGAACTCGCTGCGGGCGGGGTCCGGCTTCGCCAGTCCCCAGGCGCCGAGCTGGGTCGTCGACTGGACGTAGACGATTCCGGTCAGGGGATCGAACGAGGCGCCGGGATGATTGGCCCCGCCGCCTGGGCCTGGCGAAACGATCGTGCCGAGCTTGCCTCCTTCGCCGGCGACGATGGAGGGCGTGAAGATCGGTCCGGTGACAAACGACTCGATGACCTCGACCGCCTCCTGGCGCAGCTCCGGCGTGAAGTCGACCAGATCGTCGACGGTCAGGCCCTGAAGATCGAATGCCGGCGGTTTGGTCGGAAACGGCTGGGTCGGCGAGAGTCGCTCGCCGGGCACCGTGGACGCGGGAACCGGCCGCTCCTCGATCGGCCACAGCGGCTCGCCGGTGACCCGATCGAAGACGTAGATGAAGGCGG
Protein-coding regions in this window:
- a CDS encoding sulfatase-like hydrolase/transferase: MIRNVARSFSHRPGALVLGLAACGCAAPSGEEAGPAPTPPRPNIILMMSDDQGWGDVEYSQQLAPGDVFPGHSEVKTPELRAMAAAGLQFHRMYSHGSNCSPTRSSFVTGRSPRRNHVDMAYNDGLRNLELTIAELAQTQGYMTGHFGKWHIGNLNRTPEPDADDLARCGGRCFGRSGGDFYSAPWHHGYERTWASPQALPTFEPMRIDPAGPLPSEGNHIGAHYWTGHEQHIDIDSPTLAGDASAILVRETMRFIDDAVAAERPFFAVVWFHPPHSPHRLDQATLDQFYSSEEQSQMNDYEKAYYSGITAMDREIGRLRAHLRTLGIEDDTLVAFTSDNGLSGSVRLDDRDEAKAGLRGFKGSIWEGGVRVPGIVEWPGRIAPGETSTPMITSDYLPTLLDIWEVDLPDSRPLDGESMSEVIFGDRSAPRLGRLRFDDCDDPVPERAAGEPEDCDSAGRGRGGRGLMTVGGGRSILDDRYKLISVTSGREWELYDLLEDPREQTPVATNADVDSKSPEIQAIFTSLLDEITTWYEVDTAASREGADYDTRIAAADGVDLLGDVGDETVPGDLSAARRTSADRPELVVERQFATLGEDLVVESGGAPAAYDSDNPPPGATVPAGTVVHSYLLHFAPTETSALNGVEIAFDDHILGVAARSASLAASDFLAFANPDFGPPADRGTLVGESDTDGWEILADGTTIVIDLGASADDVDQLRILTEAALQRAK